The genomic stretch CCGAGGGCACGAGCCGTCTCACCAAGCGCGACCTGCCCGGAAATCGGGTCGGCGGCACCATGGACCCAGGCATCATGGTGATTGCCATGCACGATCCACTCGTCGGGATACACGGCGCCCTCGATTATCCCGATGACGTTGTAGACCGGCCGGATCTCCCAGTCGAAACCGAGCGCGAGCCGTACCTTCGCGGGACCGGGACCGATGTGGTATGTCAGCGGTAGTGCCCCGCGCCAGTGCTCGGGCGCGACGGGGCCTTGCAGAGCACGAAGCAGCGGAAGCGCATCGCCGTAGGAGATCGGCAGCACCGGGATCGTCAGGATCGTTTCCGCGTCCTCGATCGCAATGCGCTCGGCGCCTTTTACAGCGCCCCTGCCCGGTGTGAGGGGATCTCCCGGCCGGACCGGCATGTCCATGACACTGCCGCGCTGGACTCCATGCTCGGGCCGCATGGGACCCTCGGGATAGACGTCGTTGACCCAGTACCCGTCGTCCTGCGGATCGGAATAGATGATGGTGCCGACTGCACCGCGTTCGGCGGCCAGCTTCGGTTTGATGCCTCTCCAAGAGCGACCGTACTTTGCAATGACGATCCGGCCTTCCACGCTGATTCCGAGGCTGTCGAGCAGACGGTAATCCTCCGGCAGACCGTAGTTGACGAAGACGAGCTCGGCCGTGACGTCGCCATCCGCCGAATAGGCGTTGTAGCTCGGCAACTGCCCCTCGTCCCCCGCATCCTTGTCGTCGTCGAAACGCTCCTCGGCCAGCCGCGCGGTGTAGTGGGTCGGCGAAACGAGCTCCAGGCTGCGCACGACAGGACGCGGCATGAGCGCTTCGAACTCTTCGATGGTTGCGTCCAGCCCGTACGACTGGAAGCGCCGGAGAATGTGTTCTGCGACTCGACGCGAGCCGGGACTGCCCGCATCATGCGGCTCTTCGCTGAGAATCCGGATCTGCTCCCGGACCGTGTCAGGGCTCGGAACCGTGTGCAGCAGGCGCTCGTTCTCCACCTGCTCCGCGAGCACTGGTGCCGGAAAGCCGCGGATCGGCTGCTGAGCCATACCCGTTGCCGGGAGCCCGATCACCGCGGCGGCGGACAGCATGGCGAACCTGAGGCGACAGTTCATGACTATTCTCGTTGTTGGGGAACCGCTGTCGTTCACCTGACGGGTCGATGCTTCATTCGTGTGCGCGTCCAAGCGTGACCGCCAGCAGGAAGACATGGCGTGCACTGCGGAGCATCGCGGGGATGTCGGCCCATTCGTCCGCCTGACCCCGTGCACCACCACGCTCACCGCCCAGCCCGATTGCCGGGGTGCCGGCCGCAATCGCCACGTTGAGATTCGCCGAGCCGGCATTGCTGAGGTTCGGTTGCAGCCCCAGGTGGCGAGCGATATCTGCCGAGGTTCGAACCAGGTCGGAATCGACTGCTCCTTCGATCTGGCCGCCGGGCATCTGCTGATACGGCTCCATCTCGAAGTCGATGCGGGTGCTGCCGCTGACCTCATCCAGGATGCCCCTGACGTCGTTCTCGATCTCCTCGATGACCGCGGAGCTCAAGGACCGTACATC from Longimicrobiales bacterium encodes the following:
- a CDS encoding peptidase dimerization domain-containing protein, which produces HTLGGGVPNVNQGMGRAIDRILSLPQPERHADQRTVINVAMVRSGSVFNHKPETGWFSLDVRSLSSAVIEEIENDVRGILDEVSGSTRIDFEMEPYQQMPGGQIEGAVDSDLVRTSADIARHLGLQPNLSNAGSANLNVAIAAGTPAIGLGGERGGARGQADEWADIPAMLRSARHVFLLAVTLGRAHE
- a CDS encoding transferrin receptor-like dimerization domain-containing protein, producing the protein MNCRLRFAMLSAAAVIGLPATGMAQQPIRGFPAPVLAEQVENERLLHTVPSPDTVREQIRILSEEPHDAGSPGSRRVAEHILRRFQSYGLDATIEEFEALMPRPVVRSLELVSPTHYTARLAEERFDDDKDAGDEGQLPSYNAYSADGDVTAELVFVNYGLPEDYRLLDSLGISVEGRIVIAKYGRSWRGIKPKLAAERGAVGTIIYSDPQDDGYWVNDVYPEGPMRPEHGVQRGSVMDMPVRPGDPLTPGRGAVKGAERIAIEDAETILTIPVLPISYGDALPLLRALQGPVAPEHWRGALPLTYHIGPGPAKVRLALGFDWEIRPVYNVIGIIEGAVYPDEWIVHGNHHDAWVHGAADPISGQVALGETARALGQLARTGWRPDRTIVFAAWDAEEWGLIGSTEWVEKHLDELREKAVVYLNTDSNNRGWVGVGGSHSLQTFFTQVARDVHDPLRDATVLDAWLERRSLGSAGPRPDTLFAISALGSGSDYTAFLDHAGIAAGNVGFGGDAQSGVYHSGHDTFDHYRRFGDTTFVYGALLGSFMATSIVRLADAPVLPFEFTNAARTYRQYLDEIEQEAHDQESTRTLDLSNVRAAVDRLSNAAQRYEAVFARLDELPARASGEHSAQRAELNRTLYQAERRLTDTAGLPERPWFRHLVYAPGFYTGYGVKTMPGIREAVEDVPDAAVAQREAARVASALNGYAAEVERAATLLEALLR